A genomic stretch from Aedes albopictus strain Foshan chromosome 2, AalbF5, whole genome shotgun sequence includes:
- the LOC109408889 gene encoding vacuole membrane protein 1 isoform X1 → MPAGKKNVQGSNNSTTFAKQAALQTNKTENNLTHKSTPRNDVLLESLTKEQLKAECRKRGRKTSGNKADLLQRLGYNKMQRTNTEQLHRTETEPNGATFKTPPKTNANQAKTNSLVIWKSPILTTKYAILEIISLLQCYGKRLIQQRKLMVALATLIIVVTTLCLVPGSHQQIIKLVKSKGIFIIYWTGLGVLSSVGLGTGLHTFLLYLGPHIASVTLAAYECNSLDFPEPPYPNEIVCPEEEVISTAYPSMWAIMSKVRFEAFLWGAGTALGELPPYFMAKASRLSGAEHEDFDDIKELEDRKKHGDKLNLFERGKLAMEKFVEKVGFLGILLCASIPNPLFDLAGITCGHFLVPFWTFFGATLIGKAIVKMHIQKIFVIIAFNEILVEKAVDFMALVPVIGKKLQMPFKAFLQNQKDRLHRGTSKVAHSSPNIIQNLFEYFVIFMVLFFVSSIFNSLAQSYQKKLNSQKKNKRS, encoded by the exons ATGCCTGCTGGCAAGAAAAACGTCCAGGGATCTAACAACTCCACAACATTTGCAAAACAGGCAGCTCTTCAAACTAACAAGACGGAAAATAATCTTACTCATAAATCAACCCCGCGTAAcgatgtattgttggaaagtttaaCCAAAGAACAGTTGAAGGCCGAGTGTCGAAAGCGTGGACGGAAGACCAGTGGAAATAAGGCGGATTTG TTACAGAGACTGGGATACAACAAAATGCAACGCACTAACACCGAACAACTGCATAGGACGGAAACAGAGCCTAATGGTGCAACATTTAAAACCCCTCCAAAGACAAACGCAAATCAAGCAAAAACAAATAGTTTAGTAATTTGGAAATCTCCTATTCTCACTACAAAATATGCCATCTTGGAGATCATTTCCTTGCTACAATGTTACGGAAAACG GTTAATCCAGCAACGGAAGCTGATGGTAGCGTTAGCCACGTTAATAATAGTTGTTACGACGCTTTGTCTCGTTCCTGGTAGTCACCAACAAATTATCAAACTAGTGAAATCAAAGGGAATTTTCATCATCTACTGGACTGGCCTGGGCGTGCTATCATCAGTGGGCCTCGGCACGGGATTACATACATTCTTACTGTATTTAGGACCGCATATTGCTAGCGTCACCTTAGCCGCTTACGAATGCAATTCTCTCGATTTTCCAGAACCTCCTTATCCAAACGA AATTGTATGCCCAGAAGAAGAGGTCATATCTACTGCGTATCCATCCATGTGGGCAATCATGTCCAAAGTTCGATTCGAGGCGTTCCTCTGGGGTGCTGGTACTGCTCTCGGGGAACTGCCTCCCTATTTCATGGCCAAGGCTTCCCGGCTTTCGGGAGCCGAGCATGAAGATTTTGACGACATCAAAGAGTTAGAGGACCGGAAAAAGCACGGCGACAAGTTGAATCTGTTTGAGCGCGGCAAATTAGCGATGGAAAAGTTTGTCGAGAAAGTTGgatttctcggaattcttctgtgTGCAAGC ATTCCAAACCCACTGTTCGATCTCGCTGGGATCACCTGTGGTCACTTCCTGGTGCCATTCTGGACGTTTTTCGGGGCGACATTGATCGGGAAGGCCATTGTCAAGATGCACATACAGAAAATATTCGTCATCATCGCTTTCAACGAAATTCTCGTGGAAAAAGCCGTTGACTTCATGGCTCTAGTGCCCGTAATAGGAAAGAAACTGCAAATGccattcaaagcattcctccaaaaCCAAAAGGATAGATTACATAGAGGAACATCCAAAGTAGCGCATAGTTCACCTAACATTATTCAAAATTTGTTTGAATACTTTGTTATATTTATGGTTCTATTCTTCGTTTCCTCCATCTTTAATTCTCTTGCTCAAAGCTATCAGAAAAAGTTGAATagtcaaaagaaaaacaaaaggtCATAA
- the LOC109408889 gene encoding vacuole membrane protein 1 isoform X2, translating into MQRTNTEQLHRTETEPNGATFKTPPKTNANQAKTNSLVIWKSPILTTKYAILEIISLLQCYGKRLIQQRKLMVALATLIIVVTTLCLVPGSHQQIIKLVKSKGIFIIYWTGLGVLSSVGLGTGLHTFLLYLGPHIASVTLAAYECNSLDFPEPPYPNEIVCPEEEVISTAYPSMWAIMSKVRFEAFLWGAGTALGELPPYFMAKASRLSGAEHEDFDDIKELEDRKKHGDKLNLFERGKLAMEKFVEKVGFLGILLCASIPNPLFDLAGITCGHFLVPFWTFFGATLIGKAIVKMHIQKIFVIIAFNEILVEKAVDFMALVPVIGKKLQMPFKAFLQNQKDRLHRGTSKVAHSSPNIIQNLFEYFVIFMVLFFVSSIFNSLAQSYQKKLNSQKKNKRS; encoded by the exons ATGCAACGCACTAACACCGAACAACTGCATAGGACGGAAACAGAGCCTAATGGTGCAACATTTAAAACCCCTCCAAAGACAAACGCAAATCAAGCAAAAACAAATAGTTTAGTAATTTGGAAATCTCCTATTCTCACTACAAAATATGCCATCTTGGAGATCATTTCCTTGCTACAATGTTACGGAAAACG GTTAATCCAGCAACGGAAGCTGATGGTAGCGTTAGCCACGTTAATAATAGTTGTTACGACGCTTTGTCTCGTTCCTGGTAGTCACCAACAAATTATCAAACTAGTGAAATCAAAGGGAATTTTCATCATCTACTGGACTGGCCTGGGCGTGCTATCATCAGTGGGCCTCGGCACGGGATTACATACATTCTTACTGTATTTAGGACCGCATATTGCTAGCGTCACCTTAGCCGCTTACGAATGCAATTCTCTCGATTTTCCAGAACCTCCTTATCCAAACGA AATTGTATGCCCAGAAGAAGAGGTCATATCTACTGCGTATCCATCCATGTGGGCAATCATGTCCAAAGTTCGATTCGAGGCGTTCCTCTGGGGTGCTGGTACTGCTCTCGGGGAACTGCCTCCCTATTTCATGGCCAAGGCTTCCCGGCTTTCGGGAGCCGAGCATGAAGATTTTGACGACATCAAAGAGTTAGAGGACCGGAAAAAGCACGGCGACAAGTTGAATCTGTTTGAGCGCGGCAAATTAGCGATGGAAAAGTTTGTCGAGAAAGTTGgatttctcggaattcttctgtgTGCAAGC ATTCCAAACCCACTGTTCGATCTCGCTGGGATCACCTGTGGTCACTTCCTGGTGCCATTCTGGACGTTTTTCGGGGCGACATTGATCGGGAAGGCCATTGTCAAGATGCACATACAGAAAATATTCGTCATCATCGCTTTCAACGAAATTCTCGTGGAAAAAGCCGTTGACTTCATGGCTCTAGTGCCCGTAATAGGAAAGAAACTGCAAATGccattcaaagcattcctccaaaaCCAAAAGGATAGATTACATAGAGGAACATCCAAAGTAGCGCATAGTTCACCTAACATTATTCAAAATTTGTTTGAATACTTTGTTATATTTATGGTTCTATTCTTCGTTTCCTCCATCTTTAATTCTCTTGCTCAAAGCTATCAGAAAAAGTTGAATagtcaaaagaaaaacaaaaggtCATAA